TGTGGCGGACGCGGAAGTGCACAGCCTCCATCACCCTCTGCCGCTGCAGCTCCCCGgggccgccgcccgccgccgccgccccgcacCGCAGCATCGCCTGCCCGCCGTACTCCGCGCcctgcttcagctcctgcagccctctccagATCACCATCCGGTACTGCTCCGGGATCTTCAGCGCGCCGAGGTCCTGCCAGGGCAAGGTGCGGGGGTCGGTGGCTGGGTGGGGGTGGGTTGCAGGGGTGATAGGGTGGAGGGGCGAtggaagtggagcaggttgGGCGTcgggaggaagctctgcaccgtgagggtggtgagataggACCGGGGTGAGGGGATGCTGCCGAAGCTCCGTCGTGCAATTGGAAGTATAGAataggttaggttggaagggacctcaaagctcagccggttccaacccctggcagggacacctcacacttagaacaggtcactcaaggccttgtcTAGCCTAGTCCTGAACACCaggcaacaaggggacacagtctcaagttgtgccagggtaggtataggctggatgttaggaggaagttcttcacagagagagtgattggcattggaatgggctggccagggaggtggtggaggcaccatccctggaggtgttcaagaaaagcctggctgaggcacttagtgccatggtctggttgactggatagggctgggtgctaggttggactggctgagcttggaagtctcttccaacctggttgattctatgattctatgacctccagggaagttgtggagcacagaatcacatttGTCCCAGCCAGATActagctctggggctgcagggcttgCTGTGGCCCAAATGGCTGAGCTAAGGGGCTCAGGACCATGAGTAACTGAGCTGAGGGACTCAAGACTGTGAGTGGTTGAGCTGAGGGACTCGGGAACCATAAGTGGCTGATCTGAGGAGCTCAGGAACCATGAGTGGCTGAGCTGAGAGGCTCAGGACTGTGAGTGGTTGAGCTGAGGAGCTCAGGAACCATGAGTGGCTGAGCTGAGAGGCTCAGGACTGTGAGTGGTTGAGCTGAGGAGCTCAGGAACCATGAGTGGCTGAGCTGAGAGGCTCAGGACTGTGAGTGGTTGAGCTGAGTTGCTCAGGACTACGAGTGCTAGATATGCAGCACCAGAGGGATAAATAATGGGAAGGCAAAGTCCTGGGGTTTGTGTGCTGTGGTAGGGTGGTGCAGAGTTCCCTTCCCTTGTCCTTACTGCTCAGGATAGGAGCTGATGGAGACAGGGGGCAAGAAGAGATCTTCCCCTAAAGCATTTACCTCTATGGACAGGTTCTGCAGGTGGTAAATGTTCTGTAGCCCCTGGGAGGTGAAGTAGTCGATGCAGTTGGGACACCCCAGTCCTGTCAAAAAGCTGCAGGAAGAATTGGGACAAGAAAGGGGAATTAACTTCTGCCCAGCCAAAGCTCACTCTGACTACTCAAAGTTAGCTCTCAtcagccagagctgtgctcacaCCCCTGGCAAAGCCACACTCAGGTCACTGAGGAGaccaagggctgtggtgagctcctgtccatggcagcaGTGAGGGGGCTCTGGGGTGCTTGGGCTGTGGCTATCCCAAGAGTGACCTTGGTTGCCACTGGTGTCAGTCCAGCACTGCCCAAACCAGGTCTTTTCACCTCCTAATCAGTAGAGGTTTGGGCTTAGAGACTCactcagagctggagctgctgggcagggagatgggactggatgatcttggaggtctcttccaacctggttgattctatggggacttgccatggtctgggtggtgAGCCTGGGCTAtcccaggtgctgctgggctgcaaccATGCACCTCTCCTTCCactgcacctccagctcctccctgaCCTTCCCCAGGGTCATCTGGGCAAACCTCTGGGGGCTTCTGCAAACTtaagcagtggctgcagagctgtgaatcCATCCCTGGTAGAAAGGAGCCACCTGGAGCCCTTTCCAGAAGCTggtgggaaggaagggaaaggagggaggaggtgcTAGTGGGAAGGGTTCTCCCTGGGATAAGTGTTTGATGGAGCAGGGATGGATTAACCTGAAGAGAGCTCCACAGCTGGGCTGTGTCCTGAGCAGAGTGCTCTGTGTGATCTCTggtgggcagctgggcaggtgctgggcagctctgaAGGTCAGAGTGAGAGACAACAGCCAGAAGGGTCAGAGGACAAGACAGACAGAGCATGGACACCTTCCCTACCTGACGAGGCTGGGGTCGGGGTTGTAGGGCGGAGGGGGGGTGCAGTGTGACCCAGAGACCAtgggctgggaggagtggcCCCCATTCATCTCCCCGTTGGGTGGCAGGGGGTGGCTGTTCAGCATCCCAGCTCCTAGGAACGCAAGGAAGGCATCCATTGGACACCACCCACccctgggctgctgggcaggaggggcaCTGAGTGTGGGCTGCTGCCCACCCGGGCGAGGACCTTACCCATGGGGCCCAGGCTGGGCGTGGAAccggagctgtgctgtgctggctgtgccacCAGCTGGTTGACTGAGGGCAGCTTGTTGATCCCTCCACTGTGGACTTTGCTGATGGGTGACAGGACAGGGCCATAGGAGGAAGGAGTCTGCAGCTGGCTCCTGCTTGGGGAGAGCAAGCAcggggccaggctgcagcagctggggggcagctgccctgccccatCCCGAAGTGCCCCCCTGGCCCAGCAGGTcttgctgctggtgcagggTCTAGAACACaagggctgtgaggagcagctgagggaactggggttcagcctgcagagaaggaggctgaggggagaccttctggcactCTAcacctccctgcaaggaggctggagccaggtgggggttgggctcttctcccatggAACaaaagacaggacaagaggaaatggcctcaagttttgctaggggaggtttaggttggacatgaggaacaactttTTGCCTTTGAgggttgtccaggcctggcccaggctgctcagggcactgGTGAAGTCTCCACGCTTGGAGGAGtctcaaagctgtggagatgtggtgctgaggaccatggtttggtggtgccctggcactgctggggtaagggttgggctggacaagctgaaaggtctcttccagcccaaaccattctgtgctgctatgacctgggcagctgcagcagcacagagcacagcagagcccctTTGCAGCCACAGTGACACTGCAGAGGTTGTCAGCCCTTGCTGTGACCTGCCACAAGCCAGcgaccagccccagcctggagctgcttggggtccCCGCGGGcatgcagccagggctgccgctgccctgctggcactcactgtctctgcaggagctgctgctgctgctgccggtaGGAGTCCACCAGCTGCTGCGGgaccagctccaccagctccaggcTCTCCTTTATCTTCATCAGGATCTCGAAGTTCTCCCGGCCTCGAACCTAGAGCAGGGAacaagctcagggctcccctctGTGCCTGTCCCACCCTGGTCCAGAGCATCCCTCTGTGCCTGTCCCACCCTGGTCCAGGGCATCCCTCTGTGCCTGTCCCCACCCTGGCCCGTGGCTCCCCTCTGTGCCTGTCCCCACCCTGGTCCAGGGCATCCCTCTGTGCCTGCCCCATCTTGGCCCAGGGCATCCCTCTGTGCCTGTCCCACCCTGGCCCAGGGCTTCTCCCTTCCCACTCAGCCACATCACTGTggccaggcactgctcagggccCAGGGCTCCCTTGGACTTCCAAAGgtgcctttgctctgctctccggGTCTCTGCTCAACCCCCATGCCAGGAGGAGATGACCAGCATCCCATCCCTAAGGTGTTTCTTGCAGAGGGCACAATGCCACCAGTGTCCCAGGCCACACTTACAGGCACATAGTACAGCTCCTCCTCGCCCTGCCGCCGCTTCTTCACGCCCGTGCCCAGCGCTGGGATGCCCTGGGGGCTCTGCTTGAAGGCTGCAAAGGACAGAGGGTGAGCCTTGGCATGGTGTCCTTGGGTGGGCAGGACACCTGTGGCTGCTTGAAGGCTGCAAAGGACAGAGGGTGAGCCCTGGCATGGTGTCCCTGGGtgggcaggacacagctggggGTACCTGGGCTCCATTTAATCCGGAGCCATGCGTCTGCCACCGCAACTGTCCCTTTGCTAGTGACAGTAAGGGACACAAATGCCCTGGGGGTGAgggccctgcccagcagctctgtgctctgcaggcagaagcagcagagcctgctcaggAGGCTTCGGATGCAGCTGGGCAGAGTCCCATCGCGGTGCCTGGCTGCGGGGATCCCCGGGCAGGAGCCCAGGCAGAAGCACCCGGTGGGCTTTGAGCCGCGGCGGGGTGCGGgcgctgggggtgccctgcgcCGGTGCCCTGCGCCCTGCCCAGGGTCGCTCACCCCTCTTGCTGGCGGCGCCGTTCTTGGCCGCGCTCTCGCTCAGCGCCTGCTGCTCGCGGAAATGGTCCTCGTCCGCCTTGCGGTCCCGGCCCGGGCAGGCACAGATGCGACCCTCGAACGACCTCCGGCCCAGCACCTGCCCGCTGCCGGCGGAGCCGTGAGACcgagccctgagctgctgctgccgcagCCCAGcgcctcctgccccagcccagcacccagcccagcgcctcctgccccagcccagcgactcctgccccagcccagcgcctcctgccccagcccagcgcctcctgccccagcccagcgcctcctgccccagcccagcgccTCCTGCCGCAGCCCAGCGCCTCCTGCCCAGcgcctcctgccccagcccagcacctcctgccccagcccagcacccagcccagcgcCCCCTGCCGCAGCCCAGAAACCATCCCAACACCTCCTGCTCTAGCCCAGCAccacctgctcctgctccatcccagcaaccagcccagcacctcctgctccagcccagcaactagctcagcaccacctgctccagcccagaaaccagcccagcaccacctgctccagctcagcacctcctgctcctgctccagcccagcaaaGAGCCCAGCACCTCCTGACCCAACCCAGGaaccatcccagcacctcctgacCCAACCCGGGaaccatcccagcacctcctgctcctgctccagcccagcaaacagctcagcacctcctgctcctgctccagcccagcagccagcccagctagGTGCCCTGCCCTCTCCCCGTGGGTGAGCtcaggggcaggagctgccgTGTGCCCTCCCCTCGGCAGTGCTCCCTGCAGGGCCCATCCCTTCCCGagggccccagcagcaggagggtccCGGTCGCTGCCCCCAGGCACTCACTCCCTGGTCTCCAGGGTGATGATGATGAGGATGGGTCTCCTGTTCATGCCTCCCACGCAGCTGCTGTTGCACATGAAGTTGTAGAGGATAGTGGTGAACTCGGTCCCCACCTGCCCGGGAGGGGAGAGCgggcactgagcagggggtGATGGGGGGGACACAGGCTGGGACCCCCACCCGGAGAGAGAAGATGGAAGGAGACAGGCTGGGACTCCCTGGCATGGGGCTGGCACCCTGGCAGGACAAGCTGGGGAGCACCAGGGATGGTTTCAGCCGGGAAGAGAGGAGTCTATGAGGACTAGGGGGGCTCTGGGGGGCTCTGGGGCAGGAATGGAGGGGGTTTCCCTCTGCACCACACTTCCCAGGAAGGGGCCACTCTGGGATGCTTCACAGGGTTGAGAGCTGCAGGTACTCAAACAGCTGCCACCAGCGTCAGGGCAAGCAGCAGGTGGCCTTCAGGGTGCCCGGTCCAGCAGGATGCTCCCACCCTGTCCCCAGCGGGACTCATTCAGCACCACAGGACCTCAGCTGGCTGTGCCCacacagcccctcaggaccccagctggctgcaggggctggctgtgcccactcagcaccacaggaccccagctggctgtgccctctcagcaccacaggaCCCCAGCTGGCTGTGCCCACTCAGCACCATAGGACCTCATCTGGCTGTGCCCACTCAGCCCCTCAGGACCCCAtctggctgcaggggctggctgtgccctctcagcaccacaggaCGTCAGCTGGCTGTGCCCACTCAGCCCCTCAGGACCCCATCTGGCTGTGcccactcagcaccacaggaccccagctggctgtgcccactcagcaccacaggaCCTCAGCTGGCTGTGCCCACTCAACCCCTCAGGACCCCATCTGGCCGTGcccactcagcaccacaggaCCCCAGCcggctgcaggggggctggctataccctcccccgccccccccgccccacccCAGGAGCCGCCGGGTACCTGTGGGGGCTCGTAGGGCACCATCACGCTCTGCCTGCCCGTCACGGGGTCGTCCACGTACTGGGAGAGGTTGTTGCCCTCCACCCTGATGAggtggctggcaggggctgcctggcCTGCAAGGCAAGAGCCGGGGGGTGAGGCGAGGTGgcacccccccgccccgggcagGCAGGCGGTGccggcaggcaggcagtgcccgCCGGGCAGGCAGGCGGTGCCGGCAGGCAGTGCCCCCCGGGCAGGCAGGCGGTGCCGGCGGTGGGCACTCACCGTCGTTGAAGTCTCGTCCCAGCTCGTGGTTGGGGCAGCGTTTGACCACCTCTGTGACGTGTTCTGCCTTCTTGTAGACTGGCATGGCTCGGATGATGGTGCCCGGCGGGGGAGGGCTGGAGACTTTGATCTGGATGGGGCATGTCTTAGCGATCTGGCAGTAAAGCTTCTTCAGCAGCGGGGAGTActaagagtgggggggggggggaggggggaagggaaaaagggc
This is a stretch of genomic DNA from Pogoniulus pusillus isolate bPogPus1 chromosome 36, bPogPus1.pri, whole genome shotgun sequence. It encodes these proteins:
- the TP73 gene encoding tumor protein p73 isoform X2 yields the protein MDQSIGSRAASTSPYSSEHTSNVPTHSPYSQPSSTFDAMSPAPVIPSNTDYPGPHHFEVTFQQSSTAKSATWTYSPLLKKLYCQIAKTCPIQIKVSSPPPPGTIIRAMPVYKKAEHVTEVVKRCPNHELGRDFNDGQAAPASHLIRVEGNNLSQYVDDPVTGRQSVMVPYEPPQVGTEFTTILYNFMCNSSCVGGMNRRPILIIITLETRDGQVLGRRSFEGRICACPGRDRKADEDHFREQQALSESAAKNGAASKRAFKQSPQGIPALGTGVKKRRQGEEELYYVPVRGRENFEILMKIKESLELVELVPQQLVDSYRQQQQQLLQRQSQLQTPSSYGPVLSPISKVHSGGINKLPSVNQLVAQPAQHSSGSTPSLGPMGAGMLNSHPLPPNGEMNGGHSSQPMVSGSHCTPPPPYNPDPSLVSFLTGLGCPNCIDYFTSQGLQNIYHLQNLSIEDLGALKIPEQYRMVIWRGLQELKQGAEYGGQAMLRCGAAAAGGGPGELQRQRVMEAVHFRVRHTITIPGASRAAHDDWADFGFDLPDCKARKQPIKEEFTEGDVN
- the TP73 gene encoding tumor protein p73 isoform X1 produces the protein MDQSIGSRAASTSPYSSEHTSNVPTHSPYSQPSSTFDAMSPAPVIPSNTDYPGPHHFEVTFQQSSTAKSATWTYSPLLKKLYCQIAKTCPIQIKVSSPPPPGTIIRAMPVYKKAEHVTEVVKRCPNHELGRDFNDGQAAPASHLIRVEGNNLSQYVDDPVTGRQSVMVPYEPPQVGTEFTTILYNFMCNSSCVGGMNRRPILIIITLETRDGQVLGRRSFEGRICACPGRDRKADEDHFREQQALSESAAKNGAASKRAFKQSPQGIPALGTGVKKRRQGEEELYYVPVRGRENFEILMKIKESLELVELVPQQLVDSYRQQQQQLLQRHRSQLQTPSSYGPVLSPISKVHSGGINKLPSVNQLVAQPAQHSSGSTPSLGPMGAGMLNSHPLPPNGEMNGGHSSQPMVSGSHCTPPPPYNPDPSLVSFLTGLGCPNCIDYFTSQGLQNIYHLQNLSIEDLGALKIPEQYRMVIWRGLQELKQGAEYGGQAMLRCGAAAAGGGPGELQRQRVMEAVHFRVRHTITIPGASRAAHDDWADFGFDLPDCKARKQPIKEEFTEGDVN
- the TP73 gene encoding tumor protein p73 isoform X3 — protein: MDQSIGSRAASTSPYSSEHTSNVPTHSPYSQPSSTFDAMSPAPVIPSNTDYPGPHHFEVTFQQSSTAKSATWTYSPLLKKLYCQIAKTCPIQIKVSSPPPPGTIIRAMPVYKKAEHVTEVVKRCPNHELGRDFNDGQAAPASHLIRVEGNNLSQYVDDPVTGRQSVMVPYEPPQVGTEFTTILYNFMCNSSCVGGMNRRPILIIITLETRDGQVLGRRSFEGRICACPGRDRKADEDHFREQQALSESAAKNGAASKRAFKQSPQGIPALGTGVKKRRQGEEELYYVPVRGRENFEILMKIKESLELVELVPQQLVDSYRQQQQQLLQRQSWDAEQPPPATQRGDEWGPLLPAHGLWVTLHPPSALQPRPQPRQDLGALKIPEQYRMVIWRGLQELKQGAEYGGQAMLRCGAAAAGGGPGELQRQRVMEAVHFRVRHTITIPGASRAAHDDWADFGFDLPDCKARKQPIKEEFTEGDVN
- the TP73 gene encoding tumor protein p73 isoform X4, which encodes MDQSIGSRAASTSPYSSEHTSNVPTHSPYSQPSSTFDAMSPAPVIPSNTDYPGPHHFEVTFQQSSTAKSATWTYSPLLKKLYCQIAKTCPIQIKVSSPPPPGTIIRAMPVYKKAEHVTEVVKRCPNHELGRDFNDGQAAPASHLIRVEGNNLSQYVDDPVTGRQSVMVPYEPPQVGTEFTTILYNFMCNSSCVGGMNRRPILIIITLETRDGQVLGRRSFEGRICACPGRDRKADEDHFREQQALSESAAKNGAASKRAFKQSPQGIPALGTGVKKRRQGEEELYYVPVRGRENFEILMKIKESLELVELVPQQLVDSYRQQQQQLLQRHFLTGLGCPNCIDYFTSQGLQNIYHLQNLSIEDLGALKIPEQYRMVIWRGLQELKQGAEYGGQAMLRCGAAAAGGGPGELQRQRVMEAVHFRVRHTITIPGASRAAHDDWADFGFDLPDCKARKQPIKEEFTEGDVN